In Streptomyces durocortorensis, a genomic segment contains:
- a CDS encoding DUF4190 domain-containing protein, translating to MTVPPPPHSPVPPAPPAAGPHGPWQPVPRQPLSGLAVASLVLSLLVCLAPVGLVLGIVALVRLPRTGRRGKGLAVAGTAVGGAVVALSALLLVVGGVRFTAWTGEGPSPFTPGDRTATSLYDLAEEDCFTPASGLPTPGGDRLKTMSAEIVPCDEPHQGQVYGSFELTGKAFPGAAAVADAANKGCAPLLHDFALDTTALPRSQMFYYHPDSAGWASGNRTVLCWLGSTAGPLEESLRQDLEDWDEAQFAYLMALRPASEARVSRPATAADDDLAGATAWAGRMAAGTDESARILRVTGGLPAEAEDPVTAFADRLEQLSGVMSAAAKARTPQEFEKLTNSIGEDDGSREERAVRDALGLRLPGGGDLAG from the coding sequence ATGACCGTGCCGCCGCCCCCGCATTCCCCCGTACCTCCCGCGCCTCCGGCGGCGGGCCCCCACGGCCCCTGGCAGCCGGTGCCCCGGCAGCCGCTCAGCGGGCTCGCGGTCGCCTCGCTCGTGCTGTCGCTGCTGGTCTGCCTCGCGCCGGTGGGGCTGGTCCTCGGGATCGTCGCGCTGGTGCGGCTCCCGCGCACCGGCAGGCGCGGCAAGGGGCTCGCGGTCGCCGGGACCGCCGTGGGCGGCGCGGTGGTGGCCCTGTCCGCGCTGCTGCTGGTGGTCGGCGGGGTCCGGTTCACCGCCTGGACGGGTGAGGGGCCGAGCCCCTTCACTCCCGGGGACCGGACGGCGACGTCGCTCTACGACCTGGCCGAGGAGGACTGCTTCACCCCGGCCTCCGGACTGCCCACCCCCGGCGGGGACCGGCTGAAGACCATGTCGGCGGAGATCGTCCCGTGCGACGAGCCCCACCAGGGGCAGGTCTACGGGTCGTTCGAGCTGACGGGCAAGGCGTTCCCCGGGGCCGCCGCCGTCGCCGATGCGGCGAACAAGGGATGTGCTCCCCTGTTGCACGACTTCGCGCTGGACACCACGGCCCTGCCCCGGTCCCAGATGTTCTACTACCACCCGGACTCCGCCGGCTGGGCGAGCGGCAACCGCACGGTGCTGTGCTGGCTGGGCTCCACCGCCGGTCCGCTGGAGGAGTCGCTGCGGCAGGATCTGGAGGACTGGGACGAGGCCCAGTTCGCCTATCTGATGGCGCTGCGTCCCGCCAGCGAGGCCCGGGTCAGCAGGCCCGCCACGGCGGCGGACGACGACCTCGCCGGGGCGACCGCCTGGGCGGGGCGGATGGCGGCCGGGACGGACGAGTCGGCACGGATACTGCGGGTCACGGGCGGCCTCCCGGCCGAGGCCGAGGACCCGGTGACCGCGTTCGCGGACCGCCTCGAACAGCTGTCGGGCGTCATGAGCGCCGCGGCGAAGGCGCGTACGCCGCAGGAGTTCGAGAAGCTCACGAACAGCATCGGCGAGGACGACGGGTCCCGCGAGGAGCGCGCCGTACGCGACGCGCTCGGGCTGCGGCTGCCGGGCGGGGGCGATCTCGCCGGGTGA